Sequence from the bacterium genome:
TGTGGAAGGTGTGATTTTGGGTTTTTTGCCTTTGCATCCTCATAGAACATTATTGCTTCTTCCTTCATTTTTTTATCATTCCAATATATATCACCAAGTTTAATGTAGGCTGAATAAAACCCTGACTCAATCTCTATGGTTTTTTTGTATTCCTTAATTGAGGAAAATATTTGGCCTTTTTTATAAAGCCCTGAGGCTAAATTGTAATGAAATTCTGGGTTTGTTGGGTCTTGTTTTATTGCAATTCTATAGCTTTTTATAGCATCATCTACCATTTCTGCCATTTCATAGGCAAGCCCAAGGTTATTATAAGCCTCTGTATAGGAATTATCTAAAGAAATTGCCTTTTTAAAGGATGTAATTGCATTTTTATATTCTTTATTTTGGTAATAGGTAATTCCAAGTTTATTATAAGCCTCTTTGTAATATGGGTTTTTGGAAATGGCTAAGTTAAATTTTATTATTGCCTCTGAATATTTAGCCTTTGAAAGCAAAAATAAACCTTCTTCGTATTCTTCTTTTGCGGTAATGGGATATAAGTTTGTAAAGAAAAGGACGAGAATTGTTAAGAATTTAACCACCACTAGGTTTTTCTAATTTTAAAAGGCGGGCATTTATGTCTTCAATCTGAAGGAGGATGCGAGTTAGTCTATCCTTTATCTTATTTTCTATCTCATCCTGCATCCTTGTCATTCTATATTCAAGCCAATTTGTAAGGTCTTCCTTTTCCTCCTCTCCCTTTTCATCCCTCCTTTTAATAATTTCTAATAGGGTATTCCTTTCTAAATCAGAGCTTTTTGCAAGCATATCAAGCTTTTCTATCAATTCCTTTTTTAATTCCTCCCTTTCTTTTGATAAAGTTTCAATTTTTTTTGCATCCTCTTGCCTTACAAATTTAAACCTTTTTTCTTGTAGCATTGAGCGGATAATGAGAATAACGGCAGCAATTATAGCAAAGAGACTAACAAATATGGAGATGCTTCTTATAAACTCAATCATATTTCTATTCTATTCTCTCTTTAAACATTTGTCAATAGATTTTCAAAAACAAAATGTTGACGAGCTTTCCCTTTTTTTTATATACTTTTTAGATGGATTTAGCTGGAATGCTTTTTTCTATTGTTTTAGGATTCATAATAAGCCTCTTTAATCTACTATTTCTTTTAAGAAGCCAAAGGAATGGCTTTTTTGCATTTATAAAGTATGTCCTTGTTTCCTTTGTTATTCTCTTTTTTCTTTATCTTAAGATAAGCCCCATTTTTCTAGGCATTGGCTTTGCTTTATTTCCTTTATTCATTGCTATTTGGGCTATAAATAAAAGATGAAAGAACATGAACATTCGCCTCTTATGTGGTTTATCCATAATGTTTCTGAAAACCCTATTGCTATGACAGGGGTTGTATCTTTTATCATCATTGTTCTTGCCCTTTTTGCAACAAGGAATTTGAAGGAAAAACCAGGGAGGCTTCAGAATTTCTTTGAGCTTTTTACAGAGGCTGTTTTGTCTTTTATAACCTCAATAATGGGAGAGAAGGGAAAAGCATTCCTCCCCCTTTTTGGAAGCCTTGCATTATTTATCCTCTTATCAAACCTTATAGGCCTTGTGCCTGGTTGTGGCTCTCCTACAGGAAATTGGAATACAACAATTGCATTAGCCCTCTCTGTATTCGTTACAACGCATTATATTGGGATAAGGAAAAAGGGGCTTAACTACCTTTCCCATTTTCTCTTTCCCATAAGGTTCTGGAAGAATAAATTATGGCTTTTACCCCTTAATATCCTTGGCGATATTTTGTTTATAATAATCCACCTTATGGGTGAGCTTGCAAAGCCATTCTCACTATCATTAAGGCTATTTGTCAATATGTTTTCAAAGCATACAACCCTTCTTTGCCTATCATTTGTTGTTGTTTTGTTTGCCAAGAAGCCTATTCTTTATCTTTTAACAGGGTTTATTCCTGTTTTATTGCCACCGGCAATAATGGGGCTTGGAATAATAACCTGTTGTGTTCAGACATTGGTATTTTTTCTTCTTTCTATAATCTATGTTGATCTGGCAATGGAGGAGGCAGAGCATTGAAGCAGGAGGATAGAAGGAAAGAGGCAGGGAAGATGATACTGGACATTACAAAATATTTGGTTACAGTTGGTATAATTGGTGGTCTTATTTTTGAAAAGATGCCCTTTAAAGTGGCGATTGTGCTTCTTATAATAGCCATTACATTGTTTATTATAGGGTTTTATACTATTCCATCTAAAAAGGAGGAAAAATAAAATGAACGAAATGGCAATTTATATTATTCTTGCGGCACCTTTGGTTATGGGTATTTTTGCCCTTATTGTTTCTTACAGGGAAGATCATCCCAAAAAGAAGGAAACAAAATAAAGGAGGTAAAATATGGAAGCATTGATTGCGAGCGTTGTAACAGCAGGGTTTGCTTTGGCTTTAGCGGCATTTGCTGCTGCTTTAAGTCAAGGGAATGCGACGGCAAAGGCAGCAGAGGGAATGGCAAGACAGCCAGAGGCAGCAGGTAAGATCCAAACATTGTTAATCTTGGGTCTTGCATTTATGGAATCTTTGGTTCTCTATGTCTTGCTTATCTCAATGCTTTTGCTTTTTGTCTTTGCAAAACCCTTACTTGATATGGTATTAAAAAGCTAAAAGATTAAAACTAAAAAACTCAATGATTGAGATAAATCCCTGGATGATTCTTGTCCAGCTTATAAGCTTTTTGGTGCTTATGGCTGTACTGGGAAGGTTTCTTTTTTCTCCTTTATCAAAATTTATTGAGAAAAGAAGAGAAGAGATAAATAATACATTCTCCCTTATAAATGAAGAGAAAGAGAAATCAGGAGAATTAATAGAAAGGGCAGAAAAAAGGCTTAAGGATGTAGAGAATGAGGCAAAGACAATTATTGATAAGGCTATAAAAGAGGGAGAAGGCATTAGGATAGAGATTTTAAAAAAGGCAAAAAAAGAAGCAGAAATAATGGCACAATCAATCCTTACTAATGCAAAGCAGGAGATAAAGAAGGAGAAGCAAAATGCAATTTCTTATATAGCAAAGATCTCTGTTGCCATAGCAGGTAAATTAACAAAGGAGGTTATTGATGAAAAAAAAGCAGATGCTTTGCTTTCTGAATTTATAAGAGACATCAAAGAGGAGGATGTTATTAAGTGATAATAAAAGAGAGGATAGCAAAAAGGTTTGCAAAGGCATTCTTTGAAATGGTAAAGGAGAAAGGAGAAAAAGAGGGAGAAGATTTATTTCTAATATCCTCCACAATAAGCAAAAACCCTAAAATCCTTAAGGTTTTTTCAAATCCAGCAATTTCTTTTCATAAAAAGATGGATTTTCTTAAAAATCTTTTTGAAAATCTGTCAGATGAGCTTGCAAGGTTTATATTTCTCCTCATTGAAAAGCAAAGGCTTAATCTTCTTCCCCAAATATTGTTTTATTTTAATAAGCTCATTGATGAAGAAAGGGAAAGAATAAGGGTTGTCCTTACATCTTGTTTTGAGGTAAAGGAGGAATTAAGGAAGATACTTATTGGAAAATTAAAGCAAATATTAAAAAAGGATGTTATTCTTGATATAAATATAGACAAATCTATAATTGGAGGAGGAATCCTTGAAATTGGCTCAAAGCGAATAGATGGAAGCATAGCAGGCTATCTAAAAAGAATGGAAAAACTATGGGGAGGTTAAAATGGCAGAAATAAAGGCGGGTGAAATCTCCGAGGTAATACTTAAAGAGATAGAGGGGTTTGAAAAGGGATTAGAGGTCTCTCGCGAGGGAATGGTGGTCCAGGTTGGAGATGGCGTTTCCCTTATCTATGGCTTGGATAACGCAATGACAGGTGAAATCCTGGAATTTTCATCAGGGATAAGGGGATATGTCTTAAACCTTGAGGAAGAATCTGTTGGTGCGGTAATTTTAGGGCCTGAGGATTCTGTAAAGGAGGGGGATAGGGCAAAATGCACAGAAAGGATAATGGAGGTTCCTGTTGGAGAGAGCCTATTAGGAAGGGTTGTAAATGGTATAGGTGAGCCAGTAGATGGAAAGGGAGAGATAAAAAAAGAACACTATAGACCCATTGAGGAAAGGGCACCGTCCATAGTTTCCAGGATGCCTGTATGTGAGCCATTACAGACAGGAATTAAGGCAATAG
This genomic interval carries:
- the atpF gene encoding F0F1 ATP synthase subunit B, yielding MIEINPWMILVQLISFLVLMAVLGRFLFSPLSKFIEKRREEINNTFSLINEEKEKSGELIERAEKRLKDVENEAKTIIDKAIKEGEGIRIEILKKAKKEAEIMAQSILTNAKQEIKKEKQNAISYIAKISVAIAGKLTKEVIDEKKADALLSEFIRDIKEEDVIK
- the atpB gene encoding F0F1 ATP synthase subunit A, with product MKEHEHSPLMWFIHNVSENPIAMTGVVSFIIIVLALFATRNLKEKPGRLQNFFELFTEAVLSFITSIMGEKGKAFLPLFGSLALFILLSNLIGLVPGCGSPTGNWNTTIALALSVFVTTHYIGIRKKGLNYLSHFLFPIRFWKNKLWLLPLNILGDILFIIIHLMGELAKPFSLSLRLFVNMFSKHTTLLCLSFVVVLFAKKPILYLLTGFIPVLLPPAIMGLGIITCCVQTLVFFLLSIIYVDLAMEEAEH
- the atpH gene encoding ATP synthase F1 subunit delta — protein: MIIKERIAKRFAKAFFEMVKEKGEKEGEDLFLISSTISKNPKILKVFSNPAISFHKKMDFLKNLFENLSDELARFIFLLIEKQRLNLLPQILFYFNKLIDEERERIRVVLTSCFEVKEELRKILIGKLKQILKKDVILDINIDKSIIGGGILEIGSKRIDGSIAGYLKRMEKLWGG
- the atpE gene encoding ATP synthase F0 subunit C, producing the protein MEALIASVVTAGFALALAAFAAALSQGNATAKAAEGMARQPEAAGKIQTLLILGLAFMESLVLYVLLISMLLLFVFAKPLLDMVLKS